In the Candidatus Schekmanbacteria bacterium genome, AAGCCTGTGGAATCCCATTTACTACTGGATAGTTAATCATTTATAAACTTTTTGTTTCACATAAGGGGTTCTATTTTAAGTTGAACATAACTTACTTTTTCAAGACATTTGAATATTTTGCAAGAGAGGGTAACAAAACTTATAAAAAAAGAAAAAGCTCTCTTTTTTAATGAAAAAAGCCGCAAAATTCATAGTTAAAGGAACTGTTCAAGGAGTTTTCTTTAGGCAGTTCGTAAAGTCTCACGCAGATAATCTTGGGCTTTTCGGGTATGTTCGGAATCTTGAAAACGGAGACGTGGAAATTGTTGTGGAAGGAAGCCTTGAAAAAATTGAACGCTTTGAAAAACTTATAAGAGAGGGTCCAAAACATGCCCAGATACGGGAGGTTTTAAGAGAAGACAGAAAATGGATGAACGAATTCTCAGACTTTAGAATACTTCGGTTTTAGGATAATTGTTTTGCCAATGTCTCCTTCATCAAATTCGCCAAGATTCACTTCGAGAACGTATTTTCCAATTCCCTTGTAAATTTCACAGGTCTCGCTTTTACACGGCTTGGCGTGCACGATTTTTTTTATCTTATAGTCGCTACCTATAAAAACTATGTCAAGAGGAATTTTAGTGTTTTTCATCCAAAATCCAAGTTCCCCTTCCTTTTCAAAAACAAAAAGCATTCCGCAGCTGTTGCAAAGGTTCTCCCTATACATAAGGCCTCTTTGCCTTTCTATAGGAGTTTTAGCTACTTCAAGATAAAATTTTTTGTTTTCAAAAAGAGCAACGGGCTCTGTATTCGGAATGGAATATAATGCAACTCCTGCAAGAACTATTAGCGCAATAATTATTTTTTTCATAAGATTATTAATGTGCCTTAAAATATAAAGGTATTTATAGGGGTTAGTTTAGCATTTTTCATGGGGGTGCATTGGATTGTTTTAGTAAAAAGCCTTATTGAGTCCTTTGGGTACCCGATAATTTTTTCTATGATAGTTTTCGAATCGCTCCCG is a window encoding:
- a CDS encoding DUF192 domain-containing protein, which translates into the protein MKKIIIALIVLAGVALYSIPNTEPVALFENKKFYLEVAKTPIERQRGLMYRENLCNSCGMLFVFEKEGELGFWMKNTKIPLDIVFIGSDYKIKKIVHAKPCKSETCEIYKGIGKYVLEVNLGEFDEGDIGKTIILKPKYSKV
- a CDS encoding acylphosphatase; the encoded protein is MKKAAKFIVKGTVQGVFFRQFVKSHADNLGLFGYVRNLENGDVEIVVEGSLEKIERFEKLIREGPKHAQIREVLREDRKWMNEFSDFRILRF